In the genome of Onychostoma macrolepis isolate SWU-2019 chromosome 10, ASM1243209v1, whole genome shotgun sequence, the window ATGGCGTAGCTCTAAGCTGTTGCTAATCAAGAGCATTACTGTAATTAACTTCATAAATCATGAATGCCAGTACGAGGCTGAAGTTATTCTGAGCTGTAAAGAGAAATTCTGTAGGTCTGGGTTCAGTTGCATCAAAAGATATTTGACAAAAGCTCTGTCAGACGACACTTTTTTTATGCAGATGGCATTCAATGTAAAGTATAGCCAACAAAATGGTCTTCTATTCACTAACATCTGTAGTATGTTCCAGTGTGTTTGTGGGTGTGTCAGCGTGTTTTGTGATTAACTCTTGCCTCAAAGTCACTTGGATGAAACATGTTTTGGATGATGATGACTTTTTCATGCCTTTTTCGAGCTTCCCCAGCTTTCTCCGGTCTCCAGTCCAGCTGCCTGTTAatcataaattacaaaaatatagcTACAGCAACACAAAAaatatgctgattagacagAGCATTGTTGCACAATGCATCCAAATCAACTATATAGAGCCGCAGGAGTGAGTCTGAACAGGTTCTTACTTTTGTTGCTGCTGGAGCCTTTTACGGTATTCTttgttctttttcttcttcttgctgGCATCATATTGTCCTTTGAGCTCGAATTGCGCTTCCTCCACATGCAGCTGGTAGCCCCGAATCTCTGTCTCATCCAAGAGCCGCACGGCAAGAGCTACTGACTCTTTCTGCAaggaattataaaataataaaatcatttgtCAACAAATTACAGAAACACACATGTAAACAGTGTTGAAGTGCTtacaatgttaatttaaaataaagctgaaaaactAGCTAAAATAGGTTTACTTTGAAGTACTAAATTACTACaatttataaacataataaataacaaaagcaaGCACAAATCAAAATTAccaaaactaacaaaatttaaaatggacataaaaatctaattcaaaatattaataaatattttagtagtatatgaataatagtaaaatatcaTTGAATGTAAAGTaagtctttttattttacatatgtatatacagtatatagaatatCTATAACTTTCATGTTGTGTTCTGGTCATTTAGACCCAGCGAGGGTTTTCTTTTTCCTGAAAATGCTAGTTAAATGTTATCAAATTGGACtaaaacttactgactttgcTCACACAGGGTATAACAAATTTTGTTACGGTGTTACACTTGTGGCCAAGCCTGTCAGTTTCTTGTTATACAGTGAACTTCTTTTCTTTCGATTAgcacatattttacatttctttttggCGCTGACTGATTGTAGACCTCTGAGCTTATgcatcttatttttttaataaacacatATCCACATAAAATGCTCTTTAACTCAACTAAGATGCATAAGCAcagatcaatgaggcctacGATCAATCAATTTCATTTAAGATTTTCAGCACAGcacaagaaataaataaacttaatcATAAGATTACAATGACCAACCTTCAGGTAGCAGCAAAGTCCATCTCCTTTTTGGTTTCCGTCCTTGTCCTTGTAGAGCTTGATTTTATACTCTTCTGTGACAGGATCACGCATTATAATTCCACATTTGGACATGAACTCCACAAACTCATCAGGAGTTATGTCTGGAGGAAGACCTAGAAGAAAAACACATtcactgaaatatattttgtgagCCTAACTTTGGATTGTCAGTACTTATTTAAACCAGCcaagttatttaaaaaaccGAAATGGCCACTAGAGGGAATCACACCAGCATTTACAACATGATAACAACTTCAtatcaaaattataaacaaatagtaatttattttgGGTGACCAGATTTGTCATGGTTCGATATGGGATGGGGGGGTGTGTGGGGGATGCAATGAATAGATACAaattgaatattaaataaactaGTTTTTCTAATACAGTAGGTTtaacatgtatacatttatttaacgtgttgtttgattaacattaatgagaaAGACAGGAATTTAATTaggctgctgtccctttaagaccgaaTGAACGTAATATACTGACACATATCCGGTTTTCACCCACCTGTTGACGTTCACTTAAGTCATAAACGACTGTATTTACGTGAGATACTCTATACAATGGACATtttgacagctgtgtgtgtatttgacaactAAGGCACAAGGAGAACTGATCGCAGAACTGGGAGTTTCTGTTGTGTCATTCAGCATGATTCCGCTTATCTATCCCGTCTTCACTTACTGCAAGTTAATCGAAAACGAATTGTGATTGGATGGTAATTTTGTTCTACGACAAGCTTAGTTGCCTTTGGCTGTTCTTGCGTGACACTACTACTACTCGCTCCGATCACCCAGTCTAaaagaaattttgaaatacGGGACAAAACAAAATAGGTCAGGACACTAAAAATAGAGCTGAAATACGGGACTGtcccgggaaaaacgggacATCTGGTCACCCTAAATCTACTGTAATCTAAAAATGGGGAAATTATGTACCTGTCACATAAACATTGgtgtttttgtccttttcaaCTTCAAACCATcctgtaaaacacaaaacacaatgtttatttgttaatattattacaattagcGGTCGACCGATATAATCGCCAAGGCTGATATATCGGCCGATAAGTTTTTCCTGTTTGGCTGATGCATtcgacttttattttgacagcttgccaaacttttattttgacagcgcTATTTTGTCTGCTGTCGTTGTTCACAGTTCTGTCTAATACAGACAGAAGTCTGTCTAAAAATCAGATAGAGCGGttaaacaaggaattaaaatgtattcaaaaagtattataatgatTGCTtctatattattagtaataaaaaggcaaacattataatactttctCGTTTGCTGTCAGCATTcagcaaatatgcatttatatcatttaaacaaatctttgaatgactaatgaacatttaatttcacaagCCTTGCAAACTTAATCAAATCCAGCTGTGAGATCTTATAAAGTGTGCATTTGTATCCTGTATGATCACGTGTTTTCTGCGTGACGGTCGGTCTGTGTGAACTGAATGCGGACAGGAGTTCAGCTTCACTGGAGATGCGCGATCGACAAACTTTAAACTCGTGATTTCAAATTACGCTGTGCTTTATGCATTTGCCCACTGTcaaattcatgtcattttcactgtgtgctgtatgtaaaatgagtgttaccctggctttatttgaaaaaaaaaaaaaaaacgattccCAGTGCATATAAACTTCCCAGAATACTGAGTGGCCTGTTGATTACAgtgtttacttcctttttaattgtatttttattaaatatttagttttttttcacaaatttgtAATCTAAAGtataagtatgtttattttacacatttattttttaatccattttcaaattattttaaatttcttaaatattaattaaaataaataattttatatcgGCCACCCTGCCTTCCAAGATATTGCCATcggctgtcaaaaaaacaatatcaGTCGACCACTAATTACAATATttggtattaaaaaaaaaaaaaaaaggtaatgaATAACTTCTAACCTGGATCTGCTTTCCTTTTCTCTCCTTTCTGAGCTTCCTCCTTAGTTTTTTCTTGGTTTGAGCTCTCCTCCAGCTTCTTGGGTTCTTCTGGTTTCTTGGACTCCTCTGGTTTGGCAGGGAGAAATTCAGTGACAGGAACCGCAGCATTTGGATCAGGGGCCCCTTCCTCGTTGAATCCATAGTTAGCTTGATATGCTGCGATGAAGTCATCATTTAcctaaaaagaaacaaataacaagtcaacttggtaacactttaaaatagggaacacttattcaccattaacaacgacttttccctcaataaattcctaatttgctgattattaatagttagtaaggtagttgttaagtttaggtattgggtaggattagggatgtagaataaggcatttaatatgtgcttaactactactaataaatggctaatattctagtaatatgcatgctaataagcaactagttaagagaccttaaaataaagtgttaccgtgaaCTTTAATACAGATCTTACTGTGCATTAGCTCTGACTGGGTTATGACAACAGAATTATTGAGTAAATGTAGTATTTTGTTTGATAAGG includes:
- the htatsf1 gene encoding HIV Tat-specific factor 1, which encodes MMSGDSDGNKEFHEQLRLQQLYGQRRESGEDPYTFVDPEDGTVYDWDHEKRAWFPKVNDDFIAAYQANYGFNEEGAPDPNAAVPVTEFLPAKPEESKKPEEPKKLEESSNQEKTKEEAQKGEKRKADPGWFEVEKDKNTNVYVTGLPPDITPDEFVEFMSKCGIIMRDPVTEEYKIKLYKDKDGNQKGDGLCCYLKKESVALAVRLLDETEIRGYQLHVEEAQFELKGQYDASKKKKKNKEYRKRLQQQQKQLDWRPEKAGEARKRHEKVIIIQNMFHPSDFEEDPLVLNEYREDLRTECEKFGQVKKVIIFDRHPDGVASVAFKEPEEADMCQTALNGRWFGGRKLSAELWDGVTDYQVEETSREREERLKAWGSFLGDESASAQAKADPSKAAEQQNSSTQAAAEQTRQEEHANKSTAKPQEGKDEKEDEEGGVASTDSSLAGSDNEDA